A single genomic interval of Methanocorpusculum sp. harbors:
- a CDS encoding glutamine synthetase beta-grasp domain-containing protein, with product MNDAEVMMNPNDLVQFLKKSPEYFTKDDILRFCEENHVEMVNFRYAAGDGKLKTLNFAVSSKEYLDTILSDGERVDGSKLFSFIEAPSSDLFVVPRYGTAFMDPFAGVPTLNILCSYYDSTGHPLASSPEHILRQAESSFKKHTGMEFKCLGELEYYVISKEDTFYHGSNRTGYQESAPFCKFCEMRTKALLMITRAGCKIKYGHSEVGSFTKDGYYYEQHEIEFLPTSPVFAVEQILIAKWILRVLSVQYGVEVSFAPKIAINKAGSGLHIHILAEKNGTNVLIKEGVLSDTAKRMIVGILDVSDAVTAFGNTIPVSYLRLVPNQRAPTYIFWGNHNRSAVIRVPLGWIDSADMAAEANFGLKRKTDKDAKQTFEYRVADGSANIYETVACLICGAIHGLGMNGALTKADELYTSRNIFDEECTSFLKTLRQLPTCCAESADALIAKRKMFERDDIFPPGVIDAQAEKLRAYNDETLSERIIRDETLFIECVEHYVHIN from the coding sequence ATGAATGATGCGGAGGTTATGATGAACCCGAATGATTTGGTACAGTTTCTGAAAAAAAGTCCGGAGTATTTCACAAAAGACGACATCCTCCGTTTCTGTGAAGAAAACCATGTTGAAATGGTCAACTTCCGCTACGCTGCAGGCGACGGGAAACTCAAGACCCTGAATTTCGCCGTCTCGTCAAAGGAGTATCTCGACACCATCCTCTCCGATGGTGAGCGTGTTGACGGCAGCAAACTCTTTTCCTTCATTGAAGCACCAAGTTCCGATCTCTTTGTCGTTCCAAGGTACGGCACAGCTTTCATGGATCCTTTCGCAGGGGTCCCGACGTTAAACATCCTTTGTTCCTACTACGACAGTACCGGACATCCGCTTGCCTCTTCTCCAGAACATATTCTTCGTCAGGCAGAATCATCATTCAAGAAACACACCGGTATGGAATTCAAATGTCTGGGTGAACTTGAATACTATGTCATCTCCAAAGAGGATACATTCTACCACGGAAGCAACAGGACGGGATATCAGGAATCAGCCCCATTCTGCAAGTTTTGTGAGATGCGGACCAAAGCCTTGCTCATGATCACCCGGGCAGGCTGTAAGATCAAATACGGACACTCCGAAGTCGGCTCCTTCACCAAAGACGGCTACTATTATGAGCAGCATGAGATCGAGTTTCTGCCGACCAGTCCGGTCTTCGCCGTCGAACAGATCCTCATTGCAAAATGGATCCTTCGTGTGCTCAGTGTCCAGTACGGTGTTGAAGTCTCCTTCGCTCCGAAAATCGCCATCAACAAAGCAGGTTCAGGTCTCCATATCCACATCCTCGCAGAGAAAAACGGTACAAACGTGCTGATCAAAGAGGGCGTGCTTTCCGACACGGCAAAGAGGATGATTGTCGGCATTCTGGATGTCAGCGACGCAGTGACCGCATTCGGGAACACTATTCCCGTCTCATATCTGAGACTCGTTCCCAATCAAAGAGCACCAACCTATATCTTCTGGGGAAACCACAACCGCTCGGCTGTGATCCGCGTACCGCTCGGCTGGATCGACTCGGCCGATATGGCTGCAGAAGCAAACTTTGGTCTCAAGAGAAAAACCGACAAAGATGCCAAGCAGACCTTCGAATACCGTGTTGCAGACGGTTCGGCCAATATCTACGAAACGGTCGCCTGTCTGATCTGCGGAGCGATCCACGGTCTTGGTATGAACGGCGCTCTCACCAAAGCAGATGAACTCTACACGTCCAGAAACATTTTCGACGAGGAGTGCACGTCGTTCCTTAAAACGCTTCGGCAACTGCCGACCTGTTGTGCTGAATCAGCTGATGCCCTCATAGCAAAACGAAAAATGTTTGAAAGAGATGATATCTTCCCGCCGGGAGTCATCGATGCACAGGCAGAAAAGCTGAGAGCATATAATGACGAGACGCTTTCCGAAAGGATCATCCGCGACGAGACCCTGTTCATCGAATGCGTAGAGCACTACGTACACATAAACTGA
- a CDS encoding sodium:solute symporter, producing MKTEMALAEGSTIITIALIAVYFVVLLGIGVWASKKIKNTEDYMLAGRSLGFWLFTLLIVCSICSGMTLVGTSGFGFASGWPGIWEQIFVPLSAAFCIIFFGSKLNKIGKKHGCMTVVDYFSLRYENTRELRALSALASIAVSLVYLVGQYTAISIVLIWAFGIEHWQALLIAGVIITAYTVIGGLYAVSWTGLVQGLILIFGVILVAPFILTYAGGLEHINTVLATIDPNLVMPWFPSGSTAAYAYCTPEYLFSFGVLLIVGLACAPHVLSNVFAAKKTSYFKWAPMVAFLIYLVIMLLIKICGMAVRSMQADGLLSGIVPEGGRVADFALMYGIQASSPSILITGLFAVIVLSAVMSTTDRLMLTVGTTFSWDIFKTMLRPKANERQVVLVSQICVLLAAVISLILAINPPEMLAFLIWLGIGLMLSAFAVPMIAGLYWRRATAQGAIASMLIGLITCLAFGAYYNFVEKLPMHFSIYSLACSIAAMIIFSLLTKKNSEKALDMTYTGMYLHPKDGPTSLTEESKE from the coding sequence ATGAAGACTGAGATGGCACTTGCTGAAGGAAGCACAATTATTACGATAGCTCTCATCGCTGTTTACTTTGTAGTTTTACTAGGTATCGGCGTATGGGCCTCAAAGAAGATCAAAAATACCGAAGACTATATGCTCGCGGGCAGAAGTCTCGGGTTCTGGCTGTTTACCCTCCTGATCGTCTGTTCGATCTGCAGCGGTATGACCCTTGTTGGAACCAGCGGATTTGGTTTTGCATCAGGCTGGCCGGGCATCTGGGAACAGATTTTCGTTCCGCTGTCGGCAGCATTTTGTATCATATTCTTTGGATCGAAACTCAATAAGATCGGTAAAAAACACGGTTGCATGACCGTTGTGGATTACTTTTCACTCAGATATGAAAATACGAGGGAGCTTCGTGCCCTCTCTGCTCTTGCAAGTATTGCTGTTTCACTGGTATATCTCGTCGGGCAGTATACTGCCATCAGTATCGTTCTGATCTGGGCGTTTGGTATTGAACACTGGCAGGCTCTGCTGATTGCAGGAGTCATTATCACCGCATATACTGTGATCGGCGGTCTGTATGCAGTCTCATGGACAGGACTCGTTCAGGGTCTGATCCTTATCTTTGGTGTGATCCTCGTAGCTCCGTTCATCCTGACCTATGCAGGCGGTCTCGAGCATATCAATACCGTTCTTGCAACGATTGATCCGAACCTGGTAATGCCCTGGTTCCCGTCGGGAAGTACCGCGGCATATGCCTACTGTACACCTGAATATCTATTCTCATTTGGCGTACTGCTGATCGTGGGTCTCGCCTGTGCACCGCATGTTCTCTCGAACGTATTTGCTGCAAAAAAGACATCGTACTTCAAGTGGGCGCCGATGGTGGCATTTCTGATCTACCTCGTGATCATGCTTCTCATTAAGATCTGCGGTATGGCTGTCAGATCCATGCAGGCCGACGGACTCCTCTCGGGCATTGTGCCGGAGGGAGGACGGGTCGCAGACTTTGCACTTATGTACGGTATCCAGGCGTCAAGTCCAAGCATCCTGATCACCGGGCTTTTTGCGGTGATCGTGCTCTCGGCAGTCATGTCAACGACCGATCGGCTGATGCTGACGGTCGGAACGACCTTCTCCTGGGATATCTTCAAGACCATGCTCAGACCGAAAGCAAACGAGCGTCAGGTGGTACTCGTGAGTCAGATCTGCGTTCTTCTCGCAGCCGTCATCTCGCTGATCCTTGCAATCAACCCGCCGGAGATGCTCGCATTCCTGATCTGGCTCGGTATCGGTCTGATGCTCAGTGCATTCGCCGTGCCGATGATCGCAGGCCTCTACTGGAGACGGGCGACCGCACAAGGCGCTATCGCCAGTATGCTGATCGGTCTGATCACCTGTCTCGCGTTCGGCGCTTACTACAACTTCGTAGAGAAACTGCCAATGCACTTCTCGATCTACTCACTGGCCTGTTCGATCGCCGCGATGATCATATTCAGTCTGCTGACGAAGAAGAACTCCGAGAAGGCACTTGACATGACCTACACAGGCATGTACCTTCATCCAAAGGATGGACCAACCTCTCTGACTGAAGAGTCAAAAGAGTAA
- a CDS encoding SIR2 family protein, which produces MLDKQNIYTELYGLRGLFITTNIDTHFDDRFDSSHIICRKEEITEDNIDKSKLYHIHGSILDRDSVVLTVKNYFDRYSDPKFMAFLRKIFDEKVILFIGYGLSEFEVLDFLFTKSQDSLPGRKKHFILLPYRENEDTRLQFDTYYYSELGIDVIPYLDSNRDYNQLFNVIKTWNRNIILESRAFYALFNEFRDAANNYDPLKEGKIFQEINNDRSCKLEFFKQLSQSQNSLPWLIPLKKEDISIQKIIPHRSMDPCHIGLLWGF; this is translated from the coding sequence TTGTTAGATAAACAAAATATCTACACCGAATTGTATGGACTGCGGGGATTATTTATTACAACAAATATTGACACGCACTTTGACGATCGTTTTGATTCATCTCACATTATTTGTCGAAAAGAAGAGATTACTGAGGATAACATTGATAAATCAAAATTATACCATATCCATGGTTCGATATTAGATAGGGATTCAGTTGTTCTTACCGTTAAGAATTACTTTGATAGATATAGTGATCCTAAATTTATGGCTTTTTTAAGGAAAATTTTTGATGAAAAAGTAATATTATTTATCGGATATGGTTTAAGTGAATTTGAAGTATTAGATTTCTTATTTACTAAATCGCAAGATTCTCTTCCCGGAAGAAAAAAACATTTTATCTTACTGCCTTATCGCGAAAATGAAGACACAAGATTACAATTTGATACATATTATTATTCTGAACTTGGTATTGATGTAATTCCTTATCTGGATAGTAATAGAGATTATAATCAGTTATTCAATGTGATAAAAACATGGAATCGAAATATAATTCTTGAATCTCGTGCATTTTATGCATTATTTAATGAATTTAGGGATGCAGCTAATAATTATGATCCATTGAAAGAAGGGAAGATATTCCAAGAAATCAATAATGATCGATCCTGCAAATTAGAGTTCTTTAAACAATTATCACAATCACAAAATTCTCTTCCCTGGTTAATTCCTCTTAAGAAAGAGGATATTTCAATCCAAAAAATAATCCCGCACCGGTCAATGGATCCGTGTCATATTGGATTGTTATGGGGGTTTTAG
- a CDS encoding acetate--CoA ligase family protein produces the protein MSVKATKMLSEADGYDLLRQFNVPAPAFEVVQTADDAAKAATKIGYPVVMKIVSPQIIHKSDAGGVIVGIKTDAEAKEAFNKIVTSAKAYEASAEIKGVIVEEMAKPGLELIIGGKIDPAFGRVLTFGLGGTLVEFYKDVGIRLLPCDDEDIRSLIHQIKAYTLIRGYRGQAPLDEEFLFQTLKNACAFFEKNDTVVEFDINPLRLYEKGGCAVDARVIVQDDPVDLPAHYDPAKIVPLDYYKPRSVAVIGASDDPTKMGYAVFRNILQFPGKVYPVNNKRDEIQGVKCYPTLSDIPSHVDMVVITVPAQLVPAIMSECGLKGVKMAVVITAGFKEMDEDGRALENRMVEIAKNYGIRIVGPNCLGLILPPYKLDTTYVSTSPLPGDIAFISQSGAIVNAVVGISLSEGSEMGYSEVVSVGNQCDLDFLDYMSYAARDPHTKSIILYVEEIKNGVAFMEMAKQITQTKQITQTKPIVAIKAGSSKRGQAAAASHTGSLSGAFEVYMEAFRKCGVVPVKTLPGAFQVAKALGDLKKPLTGRRAVVITNAGGFAVLSNDYAETWGIEIVDLPKHIIDELNTFLPPFWNKNNPIDLLGDATEARFRGVFDVLCKNADLWDMAILVNFPNKVLAPDRVAQILIDNSKRTDNLLVGTFVGGDCLKPGVDLLKKNNILVFEELEFTYRALGHLSWTADR, from the coding sequence ATGTCAGTCAAAGCTACCAAAATGCTCTCTGAAGCGGATGGATATGACCTTCTGCGTCAGTTTAATGTACCTGCTCCGGCCTTTGAGGTCGTCCAGACAGCGGACGATGCTGCAAAAGCCGCAACAAAAATCGGTTATCCCGTAGTAATGAAGATCGTTTCCCCCCAGATCATCCACAAAAGCGATGCGGGCGGAGTGATTGTCGGGATCAAAACGGATGCTGAAGCAAAAGAAGCATTCAATAAAATCGTAACATCTGCTAAAGCCTATGAAGCCTCTGCAGAGATCAAAGGGGTCATCGTCGAAGAGATGGCAAAACCTGGTCTCGAGCTGATCATCGGCGGAAAGATCGACCCGGCATTCGGGCGTGTCCTCACCTTCGGTCTCGGCGGCACCTTAGTCGAGTTCTATAAAGATGTCGGGATCCGGCTCTTACCCTGCGACGATGAAGATATCAGAAGTCTGATCCACCAGATCAAAGCATATACGCTTATCAGAGGATACCGCGGTCAGGCCCCTCTGGATGAGGAGTTCCTGTTCCAGACATTAAAGAACGCCTGTGCGTTCTTTGAGAAGAACGATACCGTCGTCGAGTTCGATATCAACCCTCTCCGACTCTACGAGAAGGGCGGCTGTGCAGTCGATGCACGCGTCATCGTTCAGGACGACCCGGTCGACCTGCCGGCACATTATGATCCGGCAAAGATCGTTCCGCTTGACTACTATAAGCCAAGAAGCGTGGCGGTCATCGGCGCATCTGACGACCCGACCAAAATGGGATACGCGGTGTTCCGCAATATTCTCCAGTTCCCCGGCAAAGTCTACCCGGTGAACAACAAACGCGACGAGATCCAGGGCGTCAAATGCTACCCGACTCTCTCGGATATTCCCAGCCACGTGGATATGGTCGTAATCACCGTTCCTGCTCAGCTCGTTCCGGCGATCATGAGCGAGTGCGGATTGAAAGGCGTGAAGATGGCGGTCGTTATCACCGCAGGATTCAAGGAGATGGACGAGGATGGGCGTGCGCTTGAAAACCGCATGGTCGAGATCGCCAAGAACTACGGCATCCGTATCGTCGGTCCGAACTGTCTTGGTCTGATCCTTCCACCCTACAAACTCGATACGACGTATGTTTCCACCTCGCCTCTGCCGGGCGACATCGCGTTCATCTCCCAGTCGGGAGCTATCGTGAATGCAGTTGTCGGAATCTCCCTTTCGGAAGGCTCCGAGATGGGATACTCCGAGGTCGTATCGGTCGGAAACCAGTGCGATCTGGACTTCCTCGACTATATGAGTTATGCAGCCCGTGACCCGCACACCAAATCGATCATCCTCTACGTTGAAGAGATCAAAAACGGTGTGGCATTCATGGAGATGGCAAAGCAGATCACCCAGACAAAGCAGATCACCCAGACAAAGCCGATCGTTGCCATCAAAGCAGGTTCTTCGAAGAGAGGTCAGGCGGCAGCCGCTTCCCATACCGGTTCCCTTTCCGGTGCATTCGAAGTCTACATGGAGGCATTCAGAAAGTGCGGTGTTGTTCCGGTCAAGACGCTTCCGGGCGCATTCCAGGTGGCAAAGGCCCTTGGCGATCTGAAGAAGCCGCTGACCGGCCGTCGTGCTGTCGTGATCACCAATGCAGGTGGATTCGCCGTTCTCTCCAATGATTACGCCGAGACCTGGGGTATCGAGATCGTTGATCTGCCAAAGCACATCATCGATGAGCTGAACACCTTCCTCCCGCCGTTCTGGAACAAGAACAACCCGATCGATCTCTTAGGCGATGCCACCGAGGCACGCTTCAGAGGGGTCTTCGATGTTCTGTGCAAGAATGCAGATCTCTGGGATATGGCGATCCTCGTCAACTTCCCGAACAAAGTTCTGGCACCCGACCGGGTTGCCCAGATCCTGATCGACAACTCGAAACGCACGGACAATCTGCTTGTCGGAACCTTTGTTGGAGGAGACTGCCTGAAACCGGGTGTTGATCTCTTAAAGAAGAACAATATCCTGGTCTTCGAGGAGCTGGAGTTCACCTACCGTGCACTCGGACACCTGAGCTGGACCGCAGATCGCTGA
- a CDS encoding molybdopterin dinucleotide binding domain-containing protein — translation MTKININLISGRTIQQGVSMEAGKEKENYMTSCGLIELDQADIHQLGIMKNTNVRVTSKFGSVIVKAILATQGPHPGLGWIPMGPWANMLVDSNTYSTGTPTFKGTAVTVEPAENEHVLSSIDLVLKSCNDV, via the coding sequence TTGACTAAAATCAACATTAACTTAATTTCTGGCCGGACAATCCAGCAAGGAGTCTCGATGGAAGCCGGAAAAGAGAAAGAGAACTATATGACATCCTGCGGGTTAATTGAACTTGACCAGGCCGACATACATCAACTGGGTATTATGAAAAATACCAATGTCCGGGTTACCAGTAAATTTGGTAGTGTTATTGTTAAGGCCATTCTCGCAACACAGGGCCCTCACCCAGGTCTTGGCTGGATCCCGATGGGACCGTGGGCTAATATGCTCGTGGACAGTAATACCTACTCAACCGGGACGCCAACGTTCAAAGGTACAGCCGTAACCGTTGAACCCGCTGAGAATGAGCATGTTCTAAGTTCTATCGATCTTGTATTGAAATCCTGTAATGATGTGTAG
- a CDS encoding formylmethanofuran dehydrogenase subunit B produces MSKRLTDIICPFCGTLCDDIEIDVSDDGKQILEVYNACAIGSEKFLHVQSPDRITRPRMKQEDGSWNEITYDEAAKYTAKVLCDAKKPLMYGWSSTSCEAQSIGHMIGEQVGGVLDNTATVCHGSTLIAMQDVGIPSCTLGEVKNRADRIIFWGCNPAHAHPRHMSRYSIYSRGYFTGKGSKSRKIIVVDPRPTDSASLADEYIQVEQGRDYELLDAFRAALKGSPLPKMIAGVPSEKIYELVEILKQGRFVVIFFGMGVTHSLGKNHNIDMAIALTSDLNNYTKASIIAMRGHYNVTGSGQVLGWQFGFPFCVDLSRGFARYNPGETSSNDLLMRGEVDGCLVIGSDPGSHFPIGSVKKINAIPTVCVDPHMTPTAAISKCHVPVALVGIEVGGSCYRMDNVPIDSRKVVDPPEGMLTDAEFLDLVLKEVNKIKGDAK; encoded by the coding sequence ATGAGTAAAAGATTAACTGATATTATCTGCCCATTCTGCGGTACTCTTTGTGATGATATTGAAATTGACGTCAGCGATGACGGCAAACAGATCCTTGAAGTGTACAATGCATGTGCCATCGGATCCGAGAAATTTCTTCATGTCCAGTCACCTGATCGGATCACTCGCCCGCGTATGAAGCAGGAAGACGGATCCTGGAATGAAATCACTTATGATGAAGCTGCAAAGTATACGGCAAAGGTGCTGTGCGACGCAAAAAAACCGTTGATGTACGGCTGGTCGTCCACATCCTGTGAAGCTCAGTCAATTGGGCACATGATTGGAGAACAGGTCGGCGGTGTCCTCGACAATACCGCGACCGTCTGCCATGGATCAACTCTCATCGCTATGCAGGATGTGGGTATCCCGTCATGTACACTTGGCGAAGTCAAAAACCGTGCTGACAGAATCATTTTCTGGGGATGTAATCCGGCACACGCACACCCGCGCCACATGTCCCGCTACTCGATCTATTCCCGCGGATACTTCACCGGAAAAGGTTCGAAGAGCAGAAAAATCATTGTGGTGGATCCTCGCCCGACCGACAGTGCATCTCTTGCAGATGAATATATTCAGGTCGAACAGGGACGCGACTACGAACTTCTCGATGCTTTCCGTGCTGCACTCAAGGGTTCCCCGCTGCCAAAAATGATTGCGGGAGTTCCAAGCGAAAAAATATATGAACTTGTCGAAATCCTGAAACAAGGAAGATTTGTAGTTATTTTCTTTGGTATGGGCGTCACCCATTCTCTGGGGAAAAACCATAATATCGACATGGCCATTGCCTTGACCTCAGATCTGAACAACTATACGAAAGCAAGCATCATCGCGATGCGTGGGCACTATAATGTCACTGGATCCGGTCAGGTCCTTGGATGGCAGTTTGGTTTCCCATTCTGTGTTGATCTTTCACGCGGCTTCGCCAGATATAATCCGGGAGAGACGAGTTCCAATGATCTTCTGATGCGTGGTGAAGTCGATGGATGTTTAGTTATCGGCAGTGATCCTGGATCACATTTCCCGATTGGATCAGTGAAAAAGATCAATGCCATCCCAACAGTATGTGTCGACCCCCACATGACGCCGACGGCAGCTATTTCCAAGTGTCACGTTCCGGTAGCATTAGTTGGGATCGAGGTTGGAGGTTCCTGTTATCGCATGGATAATGTGCCAATTGATTCCCGCAAAGTTGTCGATCCCCCGGAAGGGATGCTCACAGATGCTGAATTCCTCGATCTTGTTCTGAAAGAAGTAAACAAGATTAAAGGAGATGCCAAATGA
- a CDS encoding formylmethanofuran dehydrogenase subunit A yields the protein MTSIHIKNGFVVDPGQGIHGDKKDIFIENGKIVKSLTHAEKTIDASGMVVMAGGVDIHSHVAGAKVNVGRNFRPEDKMQSTYEPYHGIRHMAGGTSVPTVFKTAYAYADMGYTTVIEAAMPPLYARHTHEEMRDTPILDEAALPMFGNNWFILDYLKRGEIENAAAYAAWLLRATKGYGIKCVNPGGTEAWAWGLNCLSIDDPVPYFDITPKQIVSGLMEVNESLHLPHSLHLHSNNLGNPGNYTTTLDTLKLSEGIKPNNNFNREQVLHHTHIQFHSYGGTTWADFESKGKEVMDYINNNPTVTCDIGFVTLDETTTMTGDGPFEYHLNKLNHLKWANTDVELECGSGIVPYVYSKDVYVCGVQWSIGLEMALLAKDHMRCHLTTDHPNAGPFWRYPRVMKWLMSEKARNDVLASMKNEDKVRDRSTLGSIDRELTLYEIAQMTRAGPAKALGLSSSIGSLTPGMQADVAVYPYNPETESDPEKIEWAFSHAKYLIKSGEIILNDGELVSNGNKKTYWVDVTTKPNRQVERDIDRTFVKYYTVTKNNYEVTEHEFMKNPCAVKIDAVQ from the coding sequence ATGACCTCGATACATATAAAAAACGGATTCGTCGTTGACCCTGGACAGGGTATCCATGGAGATAAAAAGGATATTTTCATAGAGAACGGGAAAATCGTCAAAAGTCTTACGCATGCCGAAAAAACCATCGATGCATCCGGAATGGTGGTAATGGCCGGCGGGGTTGATATCCATTCCCATGTAGCAGGGGCCAAAGTTAATGTTGGCAGGAATTTCCGTCCCGAAGACAAAATGCAGTCGACCTATGAACCGTATCACGGCATTCGTCACATGGCAGGCGGCACATCTGTGCCGACAGTCTTCAAAACAGCCTATGCCTATGCTGATATGGGGTATACGACCGTAATTGAAGCGGCAATGCCGCCTCTCTATGCACGCCATACCCACGAAGAAATGCGTGACACCCCGATCCTTGACGAGGCCGCCCTGCCTATGTTTGGAAACAACTGGTTCATTCTCGATTATCTCAAACGCGGGGAAATTGAGAACGCTGCCGCCTACGCTGCATGGCTGCTCCGAGCAACGAAGGGTTACGGAATCAAATGTGTGAATCCCGGAGGTACAGAAGCATGGGCATGGGGATTAAACTGCCTCAGTATTGATGATCCGGTGCCGTATTTCGACATCACGCCAAAACAGATCGTCAGCGGCCTTATGGAAGTCAATGAGTCTCTGCATCTCCCTCATTCGCTGCATCTCCATTCCAATAATCTTGGTAACCCGGGCAATTATACGACTACCCTTGATACGCTGAAACTGAGTGAAGGCATCAAACCGAACAACAACTTCAACCGTGAACAGGTGCTGCATCACACGCATATCCAGTTCCATTCCTATGGCGGAACGACCTGGGCCGATTTCGAGTCGAAAGGCAAAGAAGTCATGGACTACATCAACAACAATCCGACCGTCACCTGTGATATCGGATTCGTTACGCTGGATGAGACGACAACTATGACTGGAGACGGTCCGTTCGAGTACCACCTGAACAAACTCAATCATCTGAAGTGGGCAAACACCGATGTCGAACTGGAATGTGGTTCCGGTATCGTGCCGTATGTGTACAGCAAAGATGTCTATGTCTGCGGTGTCCAGTGGTCCATCGGTCTTGAGATGGCTCTGCTCGCAAAAGATCATATGCGCTGCCATCTGACGACAGACCACCCGAATGCCGGACCATTCTGGAGATACCCGAGAGTCATGAAATGGCTCATGAGTGAGAAAGCGAGAAACGATGTTCTCGCATCGATGAAAAACGAAGACAAAGTCCGTGACCGATCAACGCTCGGTTCTATCGACCGTGAACTGACGCTCTATGAAATTGCTCAGATGACCAGAGCAGGACCTGCAAAAGCTCTGGGTCTTAGCTCATCTATCGGAAGTTTAACTCCCGGAATGCAGGCTGACGTCGCCGTGTATCCCTATAATCCCGAGACCGAATCCGATCCGGAAAAGATCGAATGGGCATTTTCTCATGCAAAATACCTGATAAAATCAGGTGAAATCATCCTCAACGACGGGGAGCTTGTAAGCAACGGCAATAAGAAAACCTACTGGGTCGATGTGACAACCAAACCCAACCGTCAGGTTGAGCGTGACATCGATAGGACATTTGTGAAGTATTATACCGTTACGAAGAACAACTACGAAGTCACTGAACATGAATTCATGAAAAACCCGTGTGCCGTGAAGATAGATGCGGTACAATAA
- a CDS encoding formylmethanofuran dehydrogenase subunit C: MNTVTITIKKQPDLYLEADCFTPDALAGKKADEIKELPVFIGKTVEKIGDYFTVSGEAGPTAAETHLIFNGDLTKVKYIGAKMSAGEVVVNGDADMYVGSWMSGGTIIVNGSVGHFAATAMSGGNLTITGNAGNYLGASYRGDWRGMSKGKITVKGDVGSDCATFMTGGEIEIGGNVDVHVMTHADGGKVIIHGNAKSRLGGQASRGELYLFGTVDVMMPGYAQAGETELTVGGTTAVFTIYEGDHGERHPTRKGQPIYAKLYLKK, from the coding sequence ATGAATACAGTAACAATTACCATCAAAAAGCAGCCGGATCTCTATCTGGAAGCTGATTGTTTCACGCCGGATGCACTTGCCGGAAAAAAAGCGGATGAGATAAAAGAACTCCCTGTCTTCATCGGTAAAACGGTGGAGAAGATAGGAGACTATTTCACCGTTTCCGGGGAAGCAGGACCGACCGCGGCTGAAACGCATCTTATCTTCAACGGCGATCTCACGAAAGTGAAATACATCGGAGCGAAAATGTCAGCCGGTGAAGTCGTCGTGAACGGCGATGCAGATATGTACGTTGGTTCCTGGATGAGCGGCGGGACAATCATCGTGAATGGCAGTGTAGGTCACTTTGCTGCGACCGCGATGAGCGGCGGCAACCTGACTATCACCGGCAACGCCGGAAATTATCTTGGGGCATCCTATCGCGGCGACTGGCGAGGGATGAGCAAAGGAAAAATCACCGTGAAAGGTGATGTCGGCAGTGACTGTGCGACATTCATGACCGGCGGCGAGATCGAAATCGGCGGCAATGTCGATGTCCATGTTATGACCCACGCCGACGGAGGAAAGGTCATTATCCACGGCAATGCAAAAAGCAGATTAGGCGGACAGGCATCGAGAGGAGAACTCTATCTTTTCGGCACTGTTGATGTAATGATGCCGGGTTATGCTCAGGCCGGCGAAACTGAACTTACCGTCGGCGGGACAACTGCGGTATTTACGATCTATGAAGGAGATCACGGAGAACGTCATCCCACACGTAAAGGTCAGCCAATTTACGCGAAACTCTATTTGAAGAAGTGA